The Humulus lupulus chromosome 3, drHumLupu1.1, whole genome shotgun sequence genome window below encodes:
- the LOC133823396 gene encoding transcription termination factor MTEF18, mitochondrial-like, whose translation MTHLLKCKSISILKWVSSNFGQNQLNSSKSLVWSSGYSFISPNTKLYRTKRVVQTEDSEIFDQLETDKVVRIPRAVKKEAQAALLEYFYSTRNLQFLDAENMSRNSPLFLSKLLKQVNTEAEIGRSIARFLCYHPVNEFEPFLESLGLKPSEYAHLLPRNLMYLTDARLLLENYYVLCGYGFARHKIGKIYKGATEVFHSDVQILVSKLRAYEKLGFSQSTVVKLIISSPYLLIGNVSADFVKVLERIKSFGFEMVWFENNLLEDDDYNWSRMLELLGLLAKMGLTEAEMAEILGQQPDILFEDSGDRTILLVGLLLKFGYSMNQIGPMFLQFPQFQVGKFVSNLRRCFVFLNEIEMETTKIGNFLRSHTLLVGSCCLKSANSLLTYLCVGKKRLCSYIQKNPHELKNFVLGAKVERLPSLEEDSESKLHKNKFLLNLGYVEDSNEMKKALKVFRGKGGELQERFDFIMSYGLEHDEVREMVKVSPQILNQSKSVIETKIDLLVKELGYPISALWVFPSLLNYTVERVKHRVSMYDWLKSQGMADPVLALSTIVACSETQFVKQYVNRHPNGPQAWQDLKKRFFFQTNK comes from the coding sequence ATGACCCATTTGCTAAAGTGCAAAAGCATCTCTATACTCAAATGGGTTTCTTCAAATTTTGGTCAAAACCAACTTAATTCCTCTAAATCCCTAGTTTGGTCATCTGGGTATTCTTTCATTTCTCCAAATACTAAGCTTTATAGAACAAAAAGAGTTGTTCAAACTGAAGACTCTGAAATTTTTGACCAATTAGAGACTGACAAGGTTGTTAGAATTCCTCGTGCTGTTAAGAAAGAAGCCCAAGCTGCACTTTTGGAGTATTTTTATTCTACTAGAAACTTACAGTTTCTTGATGCAGAGAATATGAGTAGAAACTCGCCTCTTTTCTTGTCAAAGCTTTTGAAACAGGTTAATACTGAGGCTGAGATTGGTCGGTCTATTGCAAGATTTTTGTGTTACCATCCCGTTAATGAGTTTGAACCTTTCCTTGAAAGCTTGGGGTTGAAACCTTCAGAGTATGCTCATCTTCTTCCCCGTAATTTGATGTATTTGACTGATGCTCGTTTGTTGCTTGAGAATTATTATGTGCTGTGTGGTTATGGATTTGCACGCCATAAGATAGGAAAAATTTATAAAGGAGCTACAGAAGTATTCCACTCTGATGTTCAGATTTTGGTGTCAAAACTCAGAGCTTATGAGAAACTGGGTTTTAGTCAATCAACTGTAGTAAAGTTAATCATTTCTAGTCCTTATCTTTTGATTGGGAATGTAAGTGCAGATTTTGTTAAGGTATTGGAGAGAATCAAGAGTTTTGGATTTGAAATGGTATGGTTCGAGAACAATTTGTTGGAGGATGATGATTACAATTGGAGTCGCATGCTTGAACTTTTAGGTCTGTTAGCAAAGATGGGGTTGACCGAGGCAGAGATGGCTGAAATACTTGGTCAGCAGCCGGATATTTTGTTTGAGGATTCAGGGGACAGGACAATCTTACTAGTTGGGTTGCTATTGAAATTTGGATACTCAATGAACCAAATAGGCCCTATGTTTCTGCAGTTTCCACAGTTTCAAGTTGGAAAGTTTGTTTCAAATTTGAGGAGATGCTTTGTCTTCTTGAATGAAATCGAGATGGAGACGACAAAGATCGGGAATTTTTTACGTTCTCACACACTGCTGGTGGGTTCATGTTGTTTGAAGAGTGCTAATAGTTTACTTACGTATTTGTGTGTTGGGAAGAAGAGACTTTGTAGTTACATCCAGAAGAACCCACATGAGTTGAAGAACTTTGTTTTGGGAGCAAAAGTTGAGCGACTTCCAAGCTTAGAGGAGGATTCTGAATCAAAACTGCACAAGAACAAGTTTTTGTTAAACTTGGGATATGTAGAGGACTCGAATGAAATGAAGAAGGCGCTAAAGGTGTTCCGAGGCAAAGGAGGGGAGCTTCAAGAGAGATTTGACTTCATAATGAGTTATGGATTGGAACATGATGAGGTCCGTGAAATGGTTAAAGTTTCACCCCAAATTCTTAACCAGTCGAAGAGCGTGATTGAGACCAAGATTGATCTTCTTGTAAAGGAGCTAGGTTATCCTATATCAGCTTTATGGGTATTCCCTTCGCTTCTCAACTATACAGTAGAAAGGGTCAAGCATAGGGTATCTATGTATGATTGGCTTAAAAGTCAAGGAATGGCAGATCCTGTGCTAGCTTTGAGCACCATTGTTGCATGCTCGGAAACACAATTTGTTAAGCAATATGTAAATCGACATCCTAATGGCCCTCAAGCTTGGCAAGATTTGAAGAAGAGATTTTTTTTccaaacaaataaataa